A window of Nerophis ophidion isolate RoL-2023_Sa unplaced genomic scaffold, RoL_Noph_v1.0 HiC_scaffold_113, whole genome shotgun sequence contains these coding sequences:
- the LOC133547449 gene encoding endonuclease 8-like 1, which translates to MEEENTDLLRLCHTVPLEVVNFGGKGYDPEKKDYSGFEAWLQCYYVDGMKSVRDHNGRTMWFKGDPGPMAPKESKSPKAKKRKDTDADHDYPRKKKVYSVGNHHQHIEI; encoded by the exons ATGGAAGAGGAGAATACAGACCTGCTCAGACTTTGCCACACAGTACCGCTGGAGGTGGTGAACTTCG GTGGGAAAGGTTACGATCCAGAGAAGAAAGACTACTCAGGTTTTGAGGCCTGGTTGCAGTGTTACTATGTGGATGGAATGAAGTCTGTACGCGACCACAATGGCAGGACTATGTGGTTCAAA GGCGATCCAGGTCCTATGGCTCCTAAAG AATCAAAGTCTCCAAAGGCCAAAAAGAGAAAAGATACAGATGCAGACCATGATTACCCCCGCAAGAAAAAGGTATATTCAGTAGGTAATCACCACCAGCACATAGAAATCTAA